Below is a window of Planctomycetes bacterium MalM25 DNA.
AGGAGAGCGGGCCGTTTCAGCTCTCGACGCAATTCGATGGGCACTACATCCCCAATGTGGAACAAGGCGGATCGGGAGTGTCGATCGTGCGCGGGCCCTACACCTACACGGGAGACTACCGGGTCCACGAATTCGGCGTCGCGGTGCTTGGCTCAATGACCGCCGAGGTCAACGACCAAGTGCGGATCATGGCCTACGGGGGGCCGCGCATCTCGACCTACCGCGGCCGGATGGAAAGCCATGCCGACTACCCCGATACCGGCGATCGCATCTGGCTAACGGGCGTAACAAAGCAAGCGAGCGTGTTCGGCGTGGTGCTCGGTTCGCGTATTGACTGGGGCGCCCACTGGTCGGCCCGCGTTGAAGCCCGCTTGATCGAGGAGCAGAGCCTCTCGGCGAGCCTCATGGCGTCGTTCTAGCGCTCTAAACCCTCACGGCTTCAGCCCGGGCGGCACGCCCTCGGGGAAGACGTCCTTGATCACCCGTTGGATGTACTCGATCCGGTTGGCCGGCTTGGGGTGCGTGCTCATCATTTCGGGGGGACCGCCACCGGGGGAGGCTTCGTCGAGGACCTTCATGAGGCCGATCATCGCGCGGGGGTCGTAGCCCGCCTTCTCGCAGAGGATGACACCCCAACGGTCGCTCTCGAGCTCATCCTCGCGGCCGTAGCTCATCTGCACCATGTTGGCAAGCGCCTGGGCCATTTGAGCGGACTGGGCGCTGCCGCCGGCGGCGCCGCCGGCCATGGCGATCGTGCCGAACATCTTTTGCTTGGCCATCCGCTCGTTTCCATGGCGATCAACCACGTGACCAATCTCGTGCCCCAGCACGCCGGCCAACTCGCCCTCGCTGTTCAACCGACGGTAGAGCGCCTCGGTGATGAAGACCTGGCCTCCGGGCAGGGCGAAGGCGTTCACCGTTCGCGGGTCGCTCAGCAACGTGAACTCAAAGTCGTACGGGTTGTGCAGCTCGACGCCGAGCTCGCGTTCCTTGTCTTGCATCCATAGCTCGAGTCCCCCCAGCAACCGCCGGCCCATCTCCTCGACCGCGTTGCTGGCGGCCACGTCGCGCGAGGCCCCGCCGTGCTGCTGCACCATCTTCGGCGCCGCCTGGCGCCCGAGGGCCATCTCCTGGTTCTCGTCCGGCATCGCGACCCGCTCGCGCTCGCCCGTGATCTCGTTCACGTCGCCCGGGTTGCCG
It encodes the following:
- the yfgC gene encoding TPR repeat-containing protein YfgC precursor, whose product is MRLPFPMPTRRSQPAPRGGGYGRRQRPMFGVGGPPQQQAGRRPGGLFGGGLKLRLLIALGLVAFALISYYGNPGDVNEITGERERVAMPDENQEMALGRQAAPKMVQQHGGASRDVAASNAVEEMGRRLLGGLELWMQDKERELGVELHNPYDFEFTLLSDPRTVNAFALPGGQVFITEALYRRLNSEGELAGVLGHEIGHVVDRHGNERMAKQKMFGTIAMAGGAAGGSAQSAQMAQALANMVQMSYGREDELESDRWGVILCEKAGYDPRAMIGLMKVLDEASPGGGPPEMMSTHPKPANRIEYIQRVIKDVFPEGVPPGLKP